In Canis aureus isolate CA01 chromosome 12, VMU_Caureus_v.1.0, whole genome shotgun sequence, a genomic segment contains:
- the LOC144281121 gene encoding large ribosomal subunit protein eL18, with translation MGVDIRHNKDRKVRRKEPKSQDIYLRLLVKLYRFLARRTNSTFNQVVLKRLFMSRTNRPPLSLSRMIRKMKLPGRENKTAVVVGTITDDVRVQEVPKLKVCALRVSSRARSRILKAGGKILTFDQLALDSPKGCGTVLLSGPRKGREVYRHFGKAPGTPHSHTKPYVRSKGRKFERARGRRASRGYKN, from the coding sequence ATGGGAGTCGACATCCGCCACAACAAGGACCGAAAGGTTCGGCGCAAGGAGCCCAAGAGCCAGGACATCTACCTGAGACTGTTGGTTAAGCTGTACAGGTTTCTGGCCAGACGAACCAACTCTACCTTTAACCAGGTTGTGTTGAAGAGGTTGTTCATGAGTCGCACCAACCGgccacctctgtccctttcccggATGATCCGGAAGATGAAACTGCCTGGCCGGGAAAACAAAACAGCTGTGGTTGTAGGAACCATAACGGATGATGTGCGTGTCCAGGAGGTGCCCAAGCTGAAGGTGTGTGCACTGCGCGTGAGTAGCCGTGCCCGGAGCCGCATCCTCAAAGCTGGAGGCAAGATCCTCACCTTCGATCAGTTGGCCCTGGACTCCCCTAAGGGTTGTGGCACCGTCTTACTCTCTGGTCCACGCAAGGGCCGAGAGGTGTACAGACACTTTGGCAAGGCCCCAGGAACCCCACACAGCCACACCAAGCCCTACGTGAGATCCAAGGGCCGGAAGTTCGAGCGTGCCAGAGGCCGCAGGGCCAGCCGAGGCTACAAAAACTAA